In Phaeobacter gallaeciensis DSM 26640, a genomic segment contains:
- a CDS encoding aminopeptidase P family protein, which translates to MFQTFDVATRPDQGPPRLNALRAEMQQEALDGFLVPRADAHQGEYVAPGDERLAWLTGFTGSAGFCAVLRDIAGVFIDGRYRTQVKQQVAEVYTPVHWPEVQLADWLKEQLPEGGRIGYDPWLHSASQIKTLKISLGDHGFDFVQCGNLVDRIWPDQPAPPMQPVIAHPVEYAGTTALAKIASLAEGLRNAGQSAAVITLPDSIMWLLNIRGSDIAHNPVAHGFAILQADARVDLFMAAEKLADVAAHLGPDVSVQAPTAFLPAVADLAQGQNAAVAADPTTLPQIVADQLGDALVAAGDPCALPKARKCAAEVEGSAAAHLRDGAAVVETLAWLDAQPPGTVTEIDVVKRLEAERRKDPKLRDISFESISGTGPNGAIIHYRVSEDSNATLENGHLLVLDSGGQYLDGTTDITRTLAVGTPPQEAREAYTRVLQGMIAMSRLRWPKGLAGRDIEAVGRMPLWLAGQDFNHGLGHGVGAFLSVHEGPQRLSRAGTVPLDPGMILSNEPGYYREGAFGIRIENLLVVEPASELDSADADRDMLSWRTLTYAPLDRRLIVAEMLTTAERDWLNIYHAAVADKIGPNVTAPARRWLDAATAPL; encoded by the coding sequence ATGTTCCAGACCTTTGACGTAGCGACCCGCCCGGACCAGGGTCCGCCCCGGCTCAACGCGCTGCGCGCAGAGATGCAACAGGAGGCGCTGGACGGTTTTCTGGTGCCCCGCGCAGATGCCCATCAAGGCGAATATGTTGCCCCCGGCGATGAGCGGCTGGCCTGGCTCACCGGCTTCACCGGCTCAGCCGGCTTCTGCGCCGTGCTGCGGGACATCGCAGGTGTCTTCATCGACGGGCGGTATCGTACGCAGGTGAAACAGCAGGTGGCGGAGGTCTACACCCCGGTCCATTGGCCGGAGGTGCAGCTCGCCGACTGGCTGAAAGAACAGCTGCCAGAGGGCGGACGCATCGGATATGATCCTTGGCTGCATTCCGCCAGCCAGATCAAGACGCTGAAAATATCACTGGGCGACCATGGTTTTGACTTTGTGCAATGCGGCAATCTCGTGGACCGCATCTGGCCTGATCAGCCCGCCCCGCCCATGCAGCCCGTTATCGCCCATCCTGTTGAATACGCAGGCACAACGGCCCTTGCGAAAATCGCCTCTCTGGCCGAGGGGCTGCGCAACGCGGGGCAGAGTGCCGCAGTAATCACCCTGCCTGACAGCATCATGTGGCTGCTGAACATCCGTGGCAGCGATATCGCCCACAACCCCGTCGCCCACGGCTTTGCCATTCTGCAGGCCGACGCGCGGGTGGATCTGTTCATGGCCGCAGAAAAGCTGGCTGACGTCGCCGCACATCTCGGCCCGGACGTGTCAGTGCAGGCGCCTACGGCCTTCCTCCCGGCGGTGGCGGACCTTGCTCAGGGCCAGAACGCAGCCGTCGCCGCTGACCCGACCACCCTGCCCCAGATCGTCGCCGATCAGCTCGGTGATGCGCTGGTCGCAGCCGGTGACCCCTGCGCCTTGCCCAAGGCCCGCAAATGCGCCGCCGAGGTCGAGGGCAGCGCCGCCGCTCATCTGCGCGACGGGGCGGCGGTCGTCGAAACCCTTGCCTGGCTGGACGCTCAGCCCCCCGGTACGGTCACCGAAATCGACGTGGTCAAACGCCTCGAAGCGGAGCGCCGCAAGGATCCCAAACTGCGCGACATCAGCTTTGAGTCCATCTCCGGCACCGGCCCCAATGGCGCCATCATCCACTATCGCGTCAGCGAGGACAGCAATGCCACGCTGGAAAACGGCCACCTCCTGGTGCTGGACAGTGGCGGGCAATATCTGGATGGCACCACAGACATCACCCGTACCCTCGCCGTCGGCACCCCACCGCAGGAGGCCCGAGAGGCCTATACCCGCGTCCTTCAGGGCATGATTGCCATGTCCCGGCTGCGCTGGCCCAAAGGCCTCGCCGGGCGCGACATCGAAGCGGTGGGTCGAATGCCGCTCTGGCTCGCCGGACAGGATTTCAATCATGGGCTGGGGCATGGCGTTGGTGCCTTCCTCAGCGTTCATGAAGGGCCGCAGAGGCTCAGCCGCGCTGGTACCGTTCCGCTGGACCCCGGGATGATCCTCTCCAATGAGCCGGGATATTACCGCGAAGGCGCATTTGGCATTCGCATTGAAAACCTGTTGGTGGTAGAACCGGCGTCTGAGCTGGACAGCGCTGACGCAGACCGTGACATGCTGAGCTGGCGCACCCTGACCTATGCCCCGCTGGACCGGCGACTGATCGTCGCAGAGATGCTCACAACGGCAGAGCGGGACTGGTTGAACATCTATCATGCGGCTGTGGCCGACAAGATTGGACCCAACGTAACAGCCCCGGCGCGACGCTGGCTGGATGCCGCTACGGCACCGCTGTGA